A genomic window from Candidatus Kouleothrix ribensis includes:
- a CDS encoding Gfo/Idh/MocA family oxidoreductase gives MLQVGVLGAGFMGATHARAFAALPGVRLAGIAAATPARAAALAHELGAEPTTDALALATSAQIDALSITLPTDLHLQYALAALRAGKHVLLEKPMGLTLAECDAMIAAARTSRTLLMVAHVLRFWPEYQALAEVVRGGELGAPIAASATRLVERQPAGSWFTDPARSGGALFDLQIHDLDLFNWLFGTPQRVFACGRRGPGGGWDHTFTSVDYGGIVASAEGSALMPAGFPFTMALRVVCERGVVEFSSRAAGRQVDSLHAAGTHLTVFAGGQAPRALAYTPGDAYQREVAAFVAGIGAAAAPALGTPEQARLAVQLALAARHSLESGQLVSL, from the coding sequence ATGCTGCAAGTTGGAGTGCTGGGCGCGGGCTTCATGGGCGCGACCCACGCGCGGGCCTTTGCGGCCCTACCGGGCGTGCGGCTGGCCGGCATCGCCGCAGCCACGCCGGCACGGGCGGCGGCACTGGCGCACGAGCTAGGCGCCGAGCCGACTACCGACGCGCTGGCGCTGGCCACCAGCGCGCAGATCGACGCGCTGAGTATTACGCTGCCGACAGATCTGCATCTGCAGTATGCGCTGGCGGCGCTGCGCGCCGGCAAGCATGTGCTGCTCGAAAAGCCCATGGGCCTGACGCTGGCCGAGTGCGATGCGATGATCGCAGCAGCGCGCACCAGCCGCACACTGCTGATGGTGGCGCACGTGCTGCGTTTCTGGCCCGAGTACCAGGCCCTGGCCGAGGTGGTGCGCGGCGGCGAGCTGGGCGCACCGATCGCCGCCAGCGCCACGCGCCTGGTCGAGCGGCAGCCGGCCGGCAGCTGGTTCACCGACCCTGCGCGTAGTGGCGGCGCGCTGTTCGACCTGCAGATCCACGATCTCGATCTGTTCAACTGGCTGTTCGGCACGCCGCAGCGGGTGTTTGCGTGTGGCCGGCGTGGCCCAGGCGGCGGCTGGGATCATACGTTCACCAGCGTCGACTATGGCGGTATAGTGGCCAGCGCCGAGGGTAGCGCGCTCATGCCGGCCGGCTTCCCATTCACCATGGCGCTGCGGGTAGTCTGTGAGCGTGGCGTGGTCGAGTTCAGCTCGCGCGCGGCCGGCCGGCAGGTCGACTCGCTCCACGCGGCAGGCACGCACCTGACGGTGTTCGCCGGCGGGCAGGCGCCGCGCGCGCTGGCATACACGCCAGGCGACGCCTATCAGCGCGAGGTTGCCGCATTTGTTGCGGGCATCGGCGCGGCGGCCGCGCCCGCGCTAGGCACGCCTGAGCAGGCACGCCTGGCAGTGCAGCTGGCGCTGGCGGCGCGGCATTCGCTCGAAAGCGGCCAGCTGGTTAGCCTGTAG
- a CDS encoding quinone oxidoreductase, with product MKAIRIHEFGGTEVLRFDQVPAPEPGPGEARVRLAAAGVNFIDVYHRKGLYPGKLPLTLGQEGAGTVDAVGAGVDTVAPGDRVAYASVQGAYAEYALVPAARLVPVPAAVTLDQAAAVILQGLTAHYLAFSTFALKPGDTALVHAAAGGVGQLLVQIAKKRGARVIGTASAAKLGLARAAGADEVIGYNEDDFEAAVRTLTGGKGVDVVYDSVGKTTFDQSLNCLRPRGYLVLYGQSSGPVPPLDPQVLNAKGSLFLTRPTLGHYVATRDELLSRMGDLFGWMQAGELRVAIDATFALADAAQAHAYVEARKTRGKVLLIP from the coding sequence ATGAAAGCAATCCGCATCCACGAGTTTGGCGGCACCGAGGTGCTGCGGTTCGATCAGGTGCCGGCGCCCGAGCCGGGGCCAGGCGAGGCGCGCGTGAGGCTCGCCGCCGCCGGTGTGAACTTTATCGACGTATACCACCGCAAGGGCCTGTACCCCGGCAAGCTGCCGCTGACACTCGGCCAGGAGGGCGCCGGCACGGTTGATGCAGTCGGCGCGGGCGTTGACACCGTCGCGCCGGGCGACCGCGTGGCCTACGCCAGCGTGCAGGGCGCCTATGCCGAGTATGCGCTCGTGCCGGCGGCGCGGCTGGTGCCGGTGCCGGCAGCGGTGACGCTCGATCAGGCCGCTGCGGTGATCTTGCAGGGGTTGACCGCGCACTACCTGGCGTTTAGCACCTTCGCGCTCAAGCCCGGCGACACCGCACTGGTTCACGCGGCGGCCGGCGGAGTCGGCCAGCTACTGGTGCAGATCGCCAAGAAGCGCGGCGCGCGCGTGATTGGCACCGCCTCGGCCGCCAAGCTTGGGCTGGCGCGCGCGGCCGGCGCCGACGAGGTGATCGGCTACAACGAAGACGATTTTGAGGCGGCTGTGCGCACACTCACCGGCGGCAAGGGCGTCGACGTGGTGTACGACTCGGTTGGTAAGACGACGTTCGACCAGAGCCTGAACTGCCTGCGCCCGCGCGGCTACCTGGTGCTGTATGGCCAGTCGAGCGGGCCGGTGCCGCCGCTCGACCCGCAGGTGCTGAATGCGAAAGGCTCGCTGTTCCTCACGCGGCCGACGCTCGGCCACTACGTGGCGACGCGCGACGAGCTGCTGAGCCGCATGGGCGACCTGTTCGGCTGGATGCAGGCGGGCGAGCTGCGGGTGGCGATCGATGCGACCTTCGCGCTGGCCGACGCTGCCCAGGCACACGCCTATGTCGAGGCACGCAAGACCAGAGGCAAGGTGCTGCTGATACCCTAA
- a CDS encoding glycosyltransferase: MKILVTLTFYHPHWTGLTAYAKRIAEGLVARGHTVTVLTSQHTSDLALEEWVHGVRVVRLPFVARVSRTVLMPGFPATAARLIAEHDIVHIHTPMPELMLVTALARALGKPSIVTHQGDVVMPAGLFNQAIQRAMDTTMTMGMQLSTRVVVHSADYGQHSAFLAPITRKLDAIYPPVELPTPQPAAIAAWKHDLGLTGKRLIGFAGRFVEEKGFDFLLRAVPLVLEHIPDAHFVYAGETHVVYEPFFERWKHLLDQHADAISILGLIRDPQQMANFYAMCDLFALPSRTDCFPSVQIEALMSGTPLVTADIPGAREVVQVTGFGRLVAPRDPRTLAAGIVAVLNDPAPYRPTRERMQMLFSTQRALDEYEALLERLVHARRSPAAARLPAIDAARTQARNTLQAVSAGSLLSTPALAPYQPNPRHANLSDSDRAQLTQLLQNEADMAFRRRAITLIDHLDLHDGESVLDCGCGMGVYMMMMSRLRNLNIVGVDGDVGRLEWAEREGVDARLARVDIHTLPFADQSFDKVLMSEVLEHLAEDRVAMREVFRVLKPGGTLALSVPHANYPLLWDPINKAIEALGLRPIRNAGPITGLWSNHWRLYTPAELHSVISGAGFQIEALEQQTHYAFPFIHFIVYSIGKPLIELNLLPEKLRDSADRFRGERNSGSLFNPINLGVRAFRWADQRNDQLRGDEQTFVNIVVKATKPVA; this comes from the coding sequence ATGAAGATTCTGGTAACCCTGACATTTTACCACCCGCACTGGACCGGCCTGACCGCGTATGCCAAACGGATCGCCGAGGGCCTGGTGGCACGCGGCCACACCGTGACGGTGTTGACCTCGCAGCATACCAGCGATCTGGCGCTCGAAGAGTGGGTGCATGGCGTGCGCGTCGTGCGCCTGCCGTTTGTGGCACGCGTCAGCCGCACGGTGCTTATGCCCGGCTTCCCGGCCACTGCCGCGCGGCTGATCGCCGAGCACGATATTGTGCATATCCATACGCCCATGCCCGAGCTGATGCTGGTCACGGCGCTGGCGCGCGCGCTGGGCAAGCCCTCGATCGTGACCCACCAGGGCGACGTGGTGATGCCGGCCGGGTTGTTCAACCAGGCGATTCAGCGCGCTATGGATACAACCATGACCATGGGTATGCAGCTTTCGACGCGCGTGGTGGTGCATAGCGCCGACTACGGCCAGCACTCGGCGTTCCTGGCGCCGATCACGCGTAAGCTCGACGCGATCTACCCGCCAGTCGAGCTGCCCACACCACAGCCTGCGGCGATTGCCGCCTGGAAACACGACCTGGGCCTCACCGGCAAGCGCCTGATCGGCTTCGCCGGGCGCTTCGTCGAGGAGAAGGGCTTCGACTTTCTGCTGCGCGCGGTGCCGCTGGTGCTCGAGCACATCCCCGACGCGCACTTCGTGTATGCCGGCGAGACGCACGTCGTCTATGAGCCGTTCTTCGAGCGCTGGAAGCACCTGCTCGACCAGCACGCCGACGCGATCAGCATCCTGGGCTTGATCCGCGACCCACAGCAGATGGCGAATTTCTACGCGATGTGCGACCTGTTCGCGCTGCCCTCGCGCACCGATTGCTTCCCAAGCGTCCAGATCGAGGCGCTTATGAGCGGCACACCACTGGTGACGGCCGACATCCCCGGCGCGCGCGAGGTGGTGCAGGTCACCGGGTTCGGCCGGCTGGTGGCCCCGCGCGACCCGCGCACGCTGGCGGCGGGGATCGTGGCGGTGCTGAACGACCCAGCACCCTACCGGCCCACACGCGAGCGCATGCAGATGCTGTTCAGCACCCAACGTGCGCTCGATGAGTACGAGGCGCTGCTCGAGCGGCTGGTACACGCCCGGCGCAGCCCGGCCGCAGCGCGCCTACCGGCGATCGACGCCGCGCGCACCCAGGCGCGCAACACGCTCCAGGCGGTTAGCGCCGGCTCGCTGCTATCGACACCGGCACTGGCGCCATACCAGCCCAACCCGCGCCACGCCAACCTATCCGACTCCGACCGCGCCCAGCTGACCCAGCTGCTGCAGAACGAGGCCGATATGGCCTTTCGGCGCCGTGCGATCACGCTGATCGATCACCTCGATCTGCACGACGGCGAGAGCGTGCTCGACTGCGGCTGTGGCATGGGCGTGTATATGATGATGATGAGCCGCCTGCGCAACCTGAATATCGTCGGCGTCGACGGCGATGTTGGCCGGCTCGAGTGGGCCGAGCGCGAGGGCGTCGATGCGCGGCTCGCGCGCGTCGATATTCACACCCTGCCATTCGCCGACCAGAGCTTCGATAAGGTGCTGATGAGCGAGGTGCTCGAGCACCTGGCCGAAGATCGTGTGGCCATGCGCGAGGTGTTCCGGGTGCTCAAGCCCGGCGGTACGCTGGCGCTGAGCGTGCCGCACGCCAACTACCCGCTGCTGTGGGATCCGATCAATAAGGCGATCGAGGCGCTCGGGCTGCGCCCAATCCGCAACGCTGGGCCGATCACTGGGCTGTGGAGCAACCACTGGCGCCTGTACACGCCGGCCGAGCTGCACAGTGTCATCAGCGGCGCGGGCTTCCAGATCGAAGCGCTCGAGCAGCAGACCCACTACGCCTTCCCGTTCATCCACTTCATTGTCTACAGCATCGGCAAGCCGCTGATCGAGCTGAACTTGCTGCCCGAGAAGCTGCGCGACTCGGCCGACCGCTTCCGCGGCGAGCGCAACAGCGGCAGCCTGTTCAACCCGATCAACCTGGGCGTGCGCGCGTTTCGCTGGGCCGACCAGCGCAACGACCAGCTGCGCGGCGATGAGCAGACCTTCGTGAATATTGTGGTGAAGGCGACCAAGCCAGTGGCCTAG
- a CDS encoding response regulator transcription factor, producing MRANILIVEESPDLCRLFEHMLLADGYLVQTYPDWQAADQALAQREPDLIIFDWVPANSAGYTWAEALANAEDTALIPILFVCGDPPQRTTLEVLGSAGISVIEKPFDIFVFRKRVAALLGIRERALGMS from the coding sequence ATGCGGGCGAATATTCTGATCGTCGAAGAGAGCCCCGATCTGTGCCGCCTGTTCGAGCACATGCTGCTTGCAGATGGCTACCTGGTGCAGACCTACCCCGACTGGCAGGCAGCCGACCAGGCGTTGGCGCAGCGCGAACCCGACCTGATCATCTTCGATTGGGTGCCTGCCAACAGCGCCGGGTATACCTGGGCCGAGGCGCTGGCGAACGCCGAGGACACCGCGCTCATCCCCATTCTGTTTGTATGTGGCGACCCGCCGCAGCGCACGACGCTCGAGGTGCTGGGCAGCGCCGGAATCTCGGTGATCGAGAAGCCCTTCGATATCTTCGTGTTCCGCAAGCGCGTGGCCGCCCTGCTGGGCATCCGCGAGCGCGCGCTCGGCATGAGCTAG
- a CDS encoding response regulator produces the protein MNGYVLIVENEADIADVMRRYLEFEGFTTVCVATCAEARAACADQLPELIVLDWHLPDIDGDEWAEELRAHGATADIPIIMMTGGYPTPELIGQLRHARIPLLIKPFSLNELVASIKGFANRERAVGAL, from the coding sequence ATGAATGGATATGTGCTGATCGTCGAGAATGAGGCCGATATCGCCGATGTGATGCGGCGCTATCTTGAATTCGAGGGCTTTACGACCGTGTGCGTCGCAACCTGCGCCGAGGCGCGCGCGGCCTGCGCCGATCAGCTGCCCGAGCTGATCGTGCTCGATTGGCACCTGCCGGATATCGATGGCGACGAGTGGGCCGAGGAGCTGCGCGCGCACGGTGCCACGGCTGATATTCCGATTATTATGATGACCGGCGGCTACCCTACACCCGAGCTGATCGGGCAGCTGCGTCACGCGCGCATCCCCCTGCTGATCAAGCCATTCTCGCTCAACGAGCTGGTCGCGTCGATTAAGGGTTTCGCCAACCGCGAACGCGCGGTTGGCGCGCTTTGA
- a CDS encoding zinc-dependent metalloprotease: MPTKPNPDLRRLGTVLLLGVVAGYGVRYVASRIAARPAASQPTGLIDWEQARAFALRVSQWEQASIPERARRREQYTRLVERSEPLIAEYLNVRLPEPISRVYVVDRREWLEANFSSFAVVFQPIEELYTRLGTRQNSLGAAIGQINGKIIGSQMGLLLGFLARRVLGQYDLSLLSPDPEVRGALYFVEPNIARVQTQLGLSDEDFRLWIALHEVTHVFEFEAYPWVRNYFNDLLRQFLGQLSDQLTAAGGGLPQLLGRLVGRKTGGQHWIERMLTPEQQRIFDQLQALMSLVEGYSNHIMNAIGEQLLPSFRQIEDRVQQRQQGRPLFEEIFNRITGMDLKLAQYKQGEAFVNAVAEQRGVAFINRVWERPEHLPSMDEIRNPQKWIARMG, translated from the coding sequence GTGCCAACCAAACCGAACCCCGACCTTCGCCGCCTGGGCACCGTGCTGCTGCTTGGTGTGGTTGCCGGCTACGGCGTGCGCTACGTCGCCTCGCGCATAGCGGCCCGGCCGGCCGCCAGCCAGCCCACCGGCCTGATCGACTGGGAGCAGGCCCGCGCATTTGCGCTGCGCGTGTCGCAGTGGGAACAGGCCAGCATCCCCGAGCGCGCGCGCCGCCGCGAACAGTATACGCGCCTGGTCGAACGTAGCGAGCCGCTGATCGCCGAATACCTGAACGTGCGGCTGCCCGAGCCGATCAGCCGCGTGTATGTCGTCGACCGGCGCGAATGGCTCGAGGCCAACTTCAGCTCGTTCGCGGTGGTGTTCCAGCCGATCGAAGAGCTGTACACCCGGCTGGGCACGCGCCAGAACAGCCTGGGCGCCGCGATCGGCCAGATCAACGGCAAGATCATTGGCTCGCAGATGGGCCTGCTGCTCGGCTTCCTGGCGCGGCGCGTGCTGGGCCAGTACGACCTGAGCCTGCTCTCGCCCGACCCGGAGGTGCGCGGCGCGCTGTACTTCGTCGAGCCGAATATCGCGCGGGTGCAGACGCAGCTCGGCCTGAGCGACGAAGACTTCCGGCTATGGATTGCGCTGCACGAGGTCACCCACGTGTTCGAGTTCGAGGCCTACCCGTGGGTACGCAACTACTTCAACGACTTGCTGCGCCAATTTCTGGGCCAGCTCTCCGATCAGCTTACCGCAGCCGGCGGCGGGCTGCCGCAGCTGCTTGGCCGGCTGGTCGGGCGCAAAACCGGCGGGCAGCACTGGATCGAGCGCATGCTCACGCCCGAGCAGCAGCGCATCTTCGACCAGCTCCAGGCGCTCATGTCGCTAGTCGAGGGCTACTCAAACCATATCATGAACGCGATCGGCGAGCAGTTGCTACCGAGCTTCCGCCAGATCGAAGATCGCGTACAGCAGCGCCAGCAGGGCCGCCCGCTGTTCGAGGAGATCTTCAACCGGATCACCGGCATGGATTTGAAGCTGGCGCAGTATAAGCAAGGCGAGGCGTTCGTGAATGCGGTAGCCGAGCAGCGCGGCGTGGCGTTCATCAACCGGGTGTGGGAGCGCCCCGAGCACCTGCCGAGCATGGACGAGATCCGCAACCCGCAGAAGTGGATCGCGCGGATGGGGTAG
- the selB gene encoding selenocysteine-specific translation elongation factor produces MYVIGTAGHVDHGKSTLVKTLTGIDPDRWEEERRREMTIDLGFAWLTLPSGRSVSIIDVPGHERFIKNMLAGVGAIDAALLVVAADEALMPQTEEHLAILDLLGIERGLVVLTKADLVDAEWLGLVGEELRARLAGTSMAAAPQVIVSARSGQGIAELLAALDAQLDQIPPRAEASGAPRMSIDRSFTIGGFGAVVTGTLLDGPLRLGDEVEIVPTGLRARVRGLQTHQQKEEVALPGTRVAVNLAGVSHNDLARGDMLALPGRVRASNLLDARLRMIAGAARPLRHNDRLDLFVGAAETACRVALLDADALAPGDTGWVQLRLDRPIAVSRGDRYILRQPSPSQTLGGGRVIDTAPARHRRFRAEVVTALAALAQGRPDDLLLRVLGDGMPHAWGTLVQASGLTEQLAVEALDTLLNEAKVRVLEPGAKATKRQSDTAQASNHSFSLPAVLLISTHGWARLAEKLRAALSGYHRRYPLRNGMPREELRSRLKLNGDALEAVLAAAVAQGLAATQAASVRLPEHTPTLPPEHERVVRRLLDAFGAAPFGPPPLDLEPELAGWLVEQGQVVRVAPDVAFLPQAYAEMVGWVRDTIRREGSVTVAQFRDHFGSSRKYALALLEHLDERKVTRRAGDARVLY; encoded by the coding sequence ATGTATGTAATCGGCACTGCCGGCCATGTGGACCACGGTAAGTCCACCCTGGTCAAAACGCTCACCGGCATCGACCCCGACCGCTGGGAGGAAGAGCGCCGCCGCGAGATGACGATCGATCTGGGCTTTGCCTGGCTGACTCTGCCAAGCGGGCGCAGCGTGAGCATCATCGATGTGCCTGGCCACGAACGTTTTATCAAGAATATGCTCGCGGGCGTGGGTGCGATCGACGCAGCGCTGCTGGTGGTAGCCGCCGACGAAGCACTCATGCCGCAGACCGAGGAGCATCTGGCCATCCTCGATCTGCTGGGCATCGAGCGCGGGCTGGTGGTGCTGACCAAGGCCGACCTGGTCGATGCCGAGTGGCTTGGGCTCGTGGGCGAGGAACTGCGCGCGCGCCTGGCCGGCACCAGCATGGCCGCCGCGCCGCAGGTGATCGTGTCGGCGCGCAGCGGGCAGGGGATCGCCGAGCTGCTGGCCGCGCTCGATGCCCAGCTCGACCAGATACCCCCGCGCGCCGAGGCCAGCGGCGCCCCACGCATGTCGATCGATCGATCGTTCACCATCGGTGGATTTGGCGCGGTGGTCACAGGTACACTGCTCGACGGCCCGCTCCGGCTGGGCGACGAAGTCGAGATCGTACCAACCGGCCTGCGCGCGCGTGTGCGCGGCCTGCAGACCCACCAGCAAAAAGAGGAGGTTGCGCTGCCCGGCACGCGCGTAGCCGTGAACCTGGCGGGCGTGTCGCATAACGACCTGGCCCGTGGCGACATGCTGGCGCTACCAGGGCGTGTTCGCGCCAGCAACCTGCTCGACGCACGCCTGCGCATGATCGCCGGCGCGGCGCGGCCGCTGCGGCATAACGACCGGCTCGATCTATTTGTTGGCGCGGCCGAAACCGCCTGCCGTGTGGCGCTGCTCGACGCCGATGCGCTCGCACCCGGCGACACCGGCTGGGTGCAGCTACGGCTCGACCGGCCGATTGCGGTGTCGCGTGGCGACCGCTATATTCTGCGCCAGCCATCGCCCAGCCAAACACTCGGCGGCGGGCGGGTGATCGACACTGCACCCGCGCGCCACCGCCGCTTCCGCGCCGAGGTGGTGACCGCGCTCGCGGCGCTGGCACAGGGCCGCCCCGACGACCTGCTGCTGCGCGTGCTTGGCGATGGCATGCCGCATGCGTGGGGCACGCTGGTGCAGGCAAGCGGGCTGACGGAGCAATTGGCGGTGGAAGCGCTCGATACGCTGCTGAATGAAGCGAAAGTTCGCGTGCTTGAGCCGGGGGCCAAAGCGACAAAGCGACAGAGCGACACAGCACAAGCCTCCAATCACTCGTTCTCCTTACCGGCCGTGCTGCTCATCTCTACCCATGGCTGGGCCAGGCTGGCCGAAAAGCTGCGCGCAGCGCTGAGCGGCTACCACCGGCGCTACCCGCTGCGCAACGGCATGCCGCGCGAAGAGCTGCGCAGCCGCCTGAAGCTCAACGGCGATGCGCTCGAGGCAGTGCTGGCGGCGGCGGTGGCCCAGGGGCTGGCGGCCACCCAGGCGGCGAGCGTACGGCTGCCCGAGCACACGCCCACACTGCCACCCGAGCACGAGCGCGTGGTGCGGCGCCTGCTCGACGCATTCGGCGCCGCGCCGTTCGGCCCGCCGCCGCTCGACCTCGAACCCGAGCTGGCGGGCTGGCTGGTCGAGCAAGGCCAGGTGGTGCGGGTCGCGCCCGACGTGGCGTTCTTGCCGCAAGCATATGCCGAGATGGTCGGCTGGGTACGCGACACGATCCGCCGCGAGGGGAGTGTCACAGTCGCGCAATTTCGCGATCACTTCGGCAGCAGCCGCAAATACGCGCTGGCGCTGCTCGAGCACCTCGACGAGCGCAAGGTGACGCGGCGAGCCGGCGATGCGCGTGTGCTGTACTGA
- a CDS encoding protein kinase → MFAPNTYIHQRYLIVRTIEGTVYEALDMPNRTNVALKQIALGGTTDPGIAQQFERTAQVLLALRHPGLPAVLAAFAEGDSAFIVSECIAGTHGTALPGLGQPHTVGQVLGWADQLLDTLEYLHQQAVPLIHGGIKPQNLALALDGQLKLLDLGPGPLRAQPPVARPGSPGMGSSLQFMPPEQVQGAALDQRSDLYALAATLYYLLTGELPALAGKRVNARLRGQPDPQRPAHEINPQVPPALGEVLSQALALDAEQRPASAAALRQALAHAGGGLLVESQVATWVALPGPPPSATTATAAPLAPTQPIGIAIPAMAGPPAPTPTARPNWLLPAIISTIGFILLFIVLALIVLRRMGAGPDPLAIQLITSVPAPTSQGADLPGTQGQPTTPAIEPTAPIATTEAEPIAAVPPQVSAIEPASAQVGAQPLTLSIRGTNLDQIRTARLLAEAGPPLELTVVAADDTQATLTIAGLSAPLNGEVMYALELNGEAIDAPPLALRDFIGRRQASGILPEYAYTKRVASDAVGAYTAMRAEPDAASQPIGQLRNSDELDILRDEVAGWYQVRVHRSADPAQVGSTGWIERWLIDNQDVPPQPTAVPTPAALVFVGKVYSAPTDAAVQCGSAFASSIFGSVEDTRGRGIAGARLRVTSADGRNTYTVATGKGGVYNVPGLGCTRWTVRLLSVPNAPGGVTANRVAVTNLNGGKFTAAEVRFKLQP, encoded by the coding sequence ATGTTTGCCCCGAATACGTATATTCACCAGCGCTACTTGATCGTTCGGACGATTGAGGGCACGGTATACGAAGCGCTGGATATGCCCAACCGCACCAATGTGGCGCTAAAGCAGATCGCACTTGGCGGTACGACCGACCCAGGCATAGCCCAGCAGTTCGAGCGCACGGCCCAGGTGCTACTTGCGTTGCGCCACCCCGGCCTGCCGGCTGTACTCGCTGCATTTGCCGAAGGCGACAGCGCCTTTATCGTAAGCGAGTGCATCGCCGGCACGCATGGCACGGCGCTGCCTGGGCTCGGGCAGCCACACACCGTCGGGCAGGTGCTCGGCTGGGCCGACCAACTGCTCGACACGCTGGAATACCTGCACCAGCAGGCCGTGCCGCTGATCCACGGCGGCATCAAGCCACAAAACCTGGCGCTGGCGCTCGATGGCCAGCTGAAGCTGCTCGACCTCGGCCCTGGGCCGCTGCGCGCTCAGCCACCAGTCGCGCGGCCGGGCAGCCCTGGCATGGGTTCATCACTCCAGTTTATGCCGCCCGAGCAGGTGCAAGGCGCAGCGCTCGATCAGCGCAGCGACCTGTACGCGCTGGCGGCCACACTCTACTACTTGCTCACCGGTGAGCTGCCGGCACTGGCCGGCAAGCGCGTCAACGCACGGCTACGTGGGCAGCCCGACCCACAGCGGCCCGCACACGAGATCAACCCGCAGGTGCCGCCGGCGCTGGGCGAGGTGCTGAGCCAGGCGCTGGCGCTCGACGCAGAGCAACGCCCGGCCAGTGCTGCCGCGCTGCGCCAGGCGCTGGCGCATGCTGGCGGGGGCCTGCTGGTCGAAAGCCAGGTTGCCACATGGGTAGCACTGCCCGGCCCACCTCCCTCGGCAACCACGGCCACCGCCGCACCGCTGGCGCCAACCCAACCGATCGGCATAGCGATACCGGCCATGGCCGGGCCGCCCGCGCCGACCCCGACCGCGCGCCCGAACTGGCTGCTGCCGGCGATCATCAGCACGATTGGCTTCATTCTGCTATTTATCGTGCTGGCGCTGATTGTGCTGCGGCGGATGGGGGCCGGCCCCGACCCACTGGCGATCCAGCTGATCACCAGCGTACCGGCCCCAACCAGCCAGGGCGCTGATCTGCCGGGCACGCAGGGCCAACCAACCACGCCGGCGATCGAGCCGACTGCGCCAATTGCCACTACCGAGGCAGAACCGATCGCTGCCGTGCCGCCGCAGGTGAGCGCGATCGAGCCGGCCAGCGCACAAGTTGGTGCGCAGCCGCTGACGCTCAGCATTCGCGGCACGAATCTCGACCAGATCCGTACCGCGCGCTTGCTGGCCGAGGCCGGGCCGCCGCTCGAGCTGACGGTCGTCGCGGCCGACGACACCCAGGCAACCCTGACGATCGCAGGGCTGAGCGCGCCGCTGAATGGCGAGGTGATGTACGCGCTCGAGCTGAATGGTGAAGCCATCGACGCCCCGCCACTGGCACTGCGCGACTTCATTGGCCGCCGGCAGGCCAGCGGGATTCTGCCCGAATACGCCTACACCAAGCGGGTCGCCAGCGACGCGGTAGGTGCCTACACAGCAATGCGCGCCGAGCCCGACGCCGCCAGCCAGCCGATCGGGCAGCTGCGCAATAGCGACGAGCTCGACATTCTGCGCGACGAGGTGGCCGGCTGGTATCAGGTGCGCGTGCATCGCAGCGCCGACCCGGCCCAGGTAGGTAGCACCGGCTGGATCGAGCGCTGGCTGATCGACAATCAGGATGTGCCGCCGCAGCCCACGGCCGTGCCCACCCCTGCGGCGCTCGTGTTCGTCGGCAAGGTGTACAGCGCGCCAACCGACGCGGCGGTGCAATGCGGATCGGCATTCGCGTCGTCGATCTTCGGCAGTGTTGAAGACACACGCGGGCGCGGGATTGCCGGCGCCCGGCTGCGCGTCACCTCGGCCGACGGCCGCAATACGTACACGGTTGCCACCGGCAAAGGTGGCGTATACAATGTGCCAGGCCTGGGTTGTACCCGCTGGACGGTGCGGCTGCTGAGTGTGCCGAACGCGCCAGGTGGCGTTACGGCCAATCGCGTGGCAGTGACGAACCTGAACGGCGGTAAGTTCACTGCGGCCGAGGTGCGCTTCAAACTTCAACCGTAG